The stretch of DNA GCTTGTTCAGCTCTTCATCGGCCAAACGCAGCTTGAACCAGTCGTCCGCGCCCAAACCATCAAGGTACTCAGACGTCAGCTCGGCACCTTTCTTGAGGCCTGGTCCGCCCGCTACTTTCTTGCCCAGCAATGCCTGCTTCAGACGATAGAACGTCGCGCCCTGCACAATGCGGAACTCGTCGTTGATGTCTTTGCGTACTTTGTCCAGCTGAGACTTTTCAATCTCCTTGGCGCGCTGATCTTTCTCCAGACCATCACGTGTAAAGACCTGTACATCAATGACTGTGCCCTTGACGCTGGACGGTACACGCAGTGAGGTGTCTTTAACGTCAGACGCTTTTTCACCAAAAATGGCACGCAGCAGTTTTTCTTCCGGTGTAAGCTGGGTTTCGCCCTTTGGTGTCACCTTACCAACAAGAATGTCGCCGGCGCCAACTTCTGCGCCGATGTACACGATACCCGCATCATCCAGCTTACCCAGCGCACCTTCGCCAACATTGGGGATATCAGAGGTAATCTCCTCGGAACCCAGCTTGGTATCACGTGCCACACAGGTTAATTCCTGAATGTGGATTGTGGTCAGACGATCTTCGCTGACTACCCGCTCCGATATCAGGATCGAGTCTTCGAAGTTGTAGCCGTTCCAGGGCATGAATGCGATGCGCATATTCTGACCCAGTGCCAGCTCACCCAAATCGACGGACGGGCCGTCAGCAAGAATGTCACCACGGCTGATGCGGTCGCCTTCTTTAACCAGCGGTCGCTGGGTAATACAGGTGTTCTGGTTGGAGCGGGTATACTTGGTGAGGTTGTAGATGTCCACACCGGCCTCACCCGCCTCAGTTTCCTCGTCACTGACACGAACGATAATGCGCGAAGCATCAACGCTTTCGATAACACCACCGTGCTCTGCCACCACACACACACCAGAATCACCCGCCACGTTACGCTCCAGGCCGGTACCAACCAGCGGCGGTTCAGCACGCAGGGTCGGCACAGCCTGACGCTGCATGTTGGATCCCATCAATGCACGGTTAGCATCATCGTGTTCCAGGAAGGGAATCAACGCTGCCGCCACAGATACCATTTGCTGTGGAGCAACATCCATATAGTTGATCTGTTCCTTGGGCATCAGCGTGGTTTCGCCGTTATATCGAACGGTGACCAGGTTGTCGACAAACCGACCCTTGTCATCCAGCGACGCACTGGCCTGGGCGATAACGTACTGCCCTTCGTCAATGGCTGACAGGTAGTCAATCTCGTTACTGACGACACCATCGATTACGCGACGGTATGGGCTCTCAAGGAAACCGTAGTCATTAGTCCGCGCATAAGTCGCCATCGAGTTGATCAGACCAATGTTCGGACCTTCCGGCGTTTCAATCGGACATACCCGCCCGTAATGCGTCGGGTGGACATCACGCACCTCAAAACCCGCGCGCTCCCGGGTCAGACCGCCCGGTCCCAAAGCAGATACACGACGTTTGTGCGTCACTTCCGACAGCGGGTTGTTCTGATCCATGAACTGGGACAACTGGCTGGATCCAAAGAATTCCTTGATCGCCGCCGCCACCGGCTTGGCATTGATCATATCCTGCGGCATCAGACCCTCGGAATCCGCCATACTGAGGCGCTCTTTGACTGCACGCTCAACACGGACCAGCCCCACGCGGAACTGGTTCTCTGCCATTTCACCAACAGAACGAATACGACGGTTACCCAGGTGATCAATATCATCAACCGTACCAAAACCATTGCGGATACCAACCAATGTTTTCAGAACATCAACAATGTCGTCAATGCTCAGCACACCTTCACCTGTAATTTCTTCACGACCCAAACGACGATTGAACTTCATGCGACCGACCGCAGACAGATCGTAGCGTTCCTGGGAAAAGAACAGATTACCGAACAGGTTCTCAGCTGAATCTTTGGTCGGCGGCTCGCCAGGGCGCATCATGCGATAAATTTCAACCAGCGCATCAAGGCGTGACGTCGTGCTATCAATACGCAATGTTTCTGAAACGAAAGGCCCACAATCCAGATCATTGGTATAAATAGTCTCAAAGGTTTCCACGCCGGCTGCAGCCATGGCTTCAAGCATCTCGGCTGTGACCAGCGAGTTACACTCGAACAGAATCTCGCCCGTTTCCGGATTGACAATGTCTTTAGCCAGTGACTGACCTGAAACAAATTCGGGACTGACCTGCAATTCGTTAAGCTTGGCCTTTTCCATCTGGCGAATATGACGCGCGGTGATACGACGACCCGCCTCAACAATGACTTCGCCCTTTTTATCAACAACGTTGAAGTTCAGCACTTCGCCGCGCAAACGTGTCGGCACCAGCTCCAGCATGAGCTGCTCTGCCGTTTTGCCCAGACGATAGTTATTGTTCTCGTAGAACATTGCCAGAATCTGCTCCGCTGTAAACTCAAGCGCACGGAGCAATACAGTAGCGGGCAACTTACGGCGACGGTCGATACGCACGTAAACCAGATCTTTGGGGTCAAATTCGAAATCCAGCCAGGAGCCACGATAGGGAATAATTCTGGCTGAATATAAAAGCTTACCTGAACTGTGAGTCTTACCACGGTCATGGTCAAAGAACACACCAGGTGATCGATGCAATTGCGACACAACGACCCGCTCAGTGCCGTTAATCACGAATGTACCACTGTCTGTCATGAGCGGAATCTCGCCCATGTACACTTCCTGCTCTTTAATGTCCTTGATGGCCTGTGTAGTTGATTCCTTATCGTAAAGGATCAGGCGAACGCGAACACGTAATGACGCCGAATACGTTGTGCCGCGGAGTTGACACTCTTTAACATCAAAAACAGGTTTGCCCAATTCATAGCTGACAAACTCCAGGATTGCTTTACCGGAGTAGCTGACAATGGGGAACACCGACTTGAAAGCCGCCTGTAAGCCGATATCCTGACGTTGGTCAGCGGCTACACCGGCTTGGGTAAACTGCCTGTAGGAGTCAATCTGGGTTGACAAGAGATATGGAATATCCATCGCAGCCGGCAACTTCCCAAAGTCTTTG from Pseudohongiella spirulinae encodes:
- the rpoB gene encoding DNA-directed RNA polymerase subunit beta; protein product: MAYSYTEKKRIRKDFGKLPAAMDIPYLLSTQIDSYRQFTQAGVAADQRQDIGLQAAFKSVFPIVSYSGKAILEFVSYELGKPVFDVKECQLRGTTYSASLRVRVRLILYDKESTTQAIKDIKEQEVYMGEIPLMTDSGTFVINGTERVVVSQLHRSPGVFFDHDRGKTHSSGKLLYSARIIPYRGSWLDFEFDPKDLVYVRIDRRRKLPATVLLRALEFTAEQILAMFYENNNYRLGKTAEQLMLELVPTRLRGEVLNFNVVDKKGEVIVEAGRRITARHIRQMEKAKLNELQVSPEFVSGQSLAKDIVNPETGEILFECNSLVTAEMLEAMAAAGVETFETIYTNDLDCGPFVSETLRIDSTTSRLDALVEIYRMMRPGEPPTKDSAENLFGNLFFSQERYDLSAVGRMKFNRRLGREEITGEGVLSIDDIVDVLKTLVGIRNGFGTVDDIDHLGNRRIRSVGEMAENQFRVGLVRVERAVKERLSMADSEGLMPQDMINAKPVAAAIKEFFGSSQLSQFMDQNNPLSEVTHKRRVSALGPGGLTRERAGFEVRDVHPTHYGRVCPIETPEGPNIGLINSMATYARTNDYGFLESPYRRVIDGVVSNEIDYLSAIDEGQYVIAQASASLDDKGRFVDNLVTVRYNGETTLMPKEQINYMDVAPQQMVSVAAALIPFLEHDDANRALMGSNMQRQAVPTLRAEPPLVGTGLERNVAGDSGVCVVAEHGGVIESVDASRIIVRVSDEETEAGEAGVDIYNLTKYTRSNQNTCITQRPLVKEGDRISRGDILADGPSVDLGELALGQNMRIAFMPWNGYNFEDSILISERVVSEDRLTTIHIQELTCVARDTKLGSEEITSDIPNVGEGALGKLDDAGIVYIGAEVGAGDILVGKVTPKGETQLTPEEKLLRAIFGEKASDVKDTSLRVPSSVKGTVIDVQVFTRDGLEKDQRAKEIEKSQLDKVRKDINDEFRIVQGATFYRLKQALLGKKVAGGPGLKKGAELTSEYLDGLGADDWFKLRLADEELNKQLELAEAQLKRRREELDDRFEDKKRKLVQGDDLAPGVLKIVKVYLAIKRRIQPGDKLAGRHGNKGVISAIMPVEDMPFDESGNPVDVVLNPLGVPSRMNVGQILETHLGAASKGLGIRINEMLQQRRKVDEVRKLLDEIYNSVGNQKENLDELTDDEILELASNLKKGVPMATRVFDGANEGEIKQMLKLAGMDESGQVTLYDGRTGDAFDRKVTVGIMYMLKLNHLVDDKMHARSTGSYSLVTQQPLGGKAQFGGQRFGEMEVWALEAYGAAYTLQEMLTVKSDDVAGRTKMYKNIVDGDHRMEPGMPESFNVLLKEIRSLGIDMDLEVSGK